One segment of Corynebacterium atrinae DNA contains the following:
- a CDS encoding L,D-transpeptidase: protein MFAAVGLAACTLDRQQGAEGEASISEPEAKPAPKVSVKDGTKKYDPATPVTVESQDEGLASVEMVNEDGKVIQSKLSEDKKSWTTDEVLGYNRTYTVTAKDKNGETTKSTFATATPTSIASVALSPLDGSTVGVAQTIAFRFSQAIPDRQAAQDAITITTEPKVDGQFFWLNNREVRWRPEEFWTPGTSVAVKADIYGQELGDGVYGDSDNAAKFTIGDEVMTVVDDATKTMTVTKNGEVLRSIPVSLGADRWPTPNGTYIIGDSHSQLLMDSETFGLSHDSGGYKTMVDYATQMSYSGIYVHAAPWSVGQQGYSNVSHGCINVTTEAANWFQNSVKRGDPVVVKNTIAGTLSGYDGLGDWNIPWETWKKGNVNETSSW, encoded by the coding sequence ATGTTTGCGGCGGTGGGACTGGCTGCATGCACGCTGGATAGGCAGCAGGGTGCGGAAGGGGAGGCGTCGATAAGCGAGCCGGAGGCGAAGCCGGCGCCGAAGGTCTCCGTTAAAGATGGCACCAAGAAGTATGATCCGGCGACGCCGGTGACGGTGGAGTCGCAGGATGAGGGCCTCGCGAGTGTGGAGATGGTCAATGAGGATGGGAAGGTCATCCAGTCCAAGCTGAGCGAGGATAAGAAGTCCTGGACCACCGATGAGGTGCTGGGTTATAACCGGACGTACACCGTCACGGCGAAGGATAAGAACGGCGAGACGACGAAGTCCACCTTCGCCACGGCGACGCCGACGAGCATTGCTTCGGTGGCGCTGTCGCCGCTCGATGGTTCGACGGTGGGGGTGGCGCAGACGATTGCTTTCCGCTTCTCGCAGGCGATCCCGGATCGGCAAGCGGCGCAAGATGCGATCACCATTACGACGGAACCGAAGGTGGACGGGCAGTTCTTCTGGCTCAATAATCGTGAGGTGCGCTGGCGGCCGGAGGAGTTCTGGACTCCGGGCACGTCCGTCGCGGTGAAGGCTGATATCTATGGCCAGGAGCTTGGCGATGGAGTGTACGGCGACTCGGATAATGCGGCAAAGTTCACCATCGGCGATGAGGTGATGACCGTGGTTGATGACGCCACCAAGACCATGACCGTGACCAAGAACGGCGAGGTCCTGCGCTCGATTCCGGTGTCGCTCGGCGCGGATCGTTGGCCGACGCCGAACGGCACGTACATCATTGGTGATTCGCATAGCCAGCTGCTCATGGACTCGGAAACTTTCGGGCTCTCGCACGATTCCGGTGGGTACAAGACGATGGTCGATTACGCCACGCAGATGTCCTACTCCGGGATTTACGTCCACGCGGCCCCGTGGTCGGTGGGGCAGCAGGGCTATTCCAATGTGTCCCACGGTTGCATCAACGTCACCACCGAGGCTGCCAACTGGTTCCAGAACTCGGTCAAGCGCGGCGATCCGGTCGTGGTGAAGAACACTATCGCCGGCACGCTCTCGGGCTATGACGGCCTGGGCGATTGGAACATCCCTTGGGAGACATGGAAGAAGGGCAACGTTAATGAAACCAGCTCCTGGTAA